The Culex quinquefasciatus strain JHB chromosome 2, VPISU_Cqui_1.0_pri_paternal, whole genome shotgun sequence genome contains the following window.
TCTTTCACCTGGCTTTCCTTCGCTACTGCGTGGTGTGTACTCGGAACATTCAATTCGTACCgtttaaatttataagatttGTAGAAATGACCggaatttctttttatttgaagcagaaatcgttaaaaaacataatttgaagcAAAGGAccaaattgatttcaattttgtttataaacgaCTTGTTTGTCCCTTGAGCTAAAAGgatttcaaaacaataacatCTCCAGTTTCCACCTTGGTCCTTTATAGTAAAGGGGCTATGTGGATGTTAAAGAGAAACCCAATCTAAATTTCTTTGGCCCTTGggatttattaataaaaaaatcaactagggtacgttatccattagtggacccctttcctatagtggaccctctgaagggtttttgatgaaaaattcaataaaatcacaatttcaagcgtgttgttacctgcaaatcttttatttggcatgttcagcatcatttaaatcaatgttgactgatattgaattgtcctttttaccaaaataagtgttttgagttcgacatctgaaatcagccatggccactagcattttcacaacaaaactgcatttatattttatgattgaattaactattcaatcattttttgactaattatttaacttcagctagtcaaaataatgtaattctaaggaactttactaaaataaagcgaagaactgctcattttcgagcaaaaattaggggggtccaatataggacaacgaaaatccaaacttttccaaaagtggacccctgttaattaaaccttcaaaaatgaagaaaactgtgtatttaagcaaaagtttctcttaaacatacaatgaaTGCTTGTTTTTATCAACCTAAACTCACATttctttcaattatgagtataaatatagctgtttcatgttaaaagtaccaaaaatgctgaagatgtaaaaaatatatttaatcaaaactatggtcaattgtacttaactgaagcatcataattgcagtttgaaatgatattttataataataaatcaagaacaaaacatttttttaaatcaacatgcttggttttatcagcaaatgTAAACAGAACTATTGTTTAGTTTTCGGTCAACCATTCATGtgattaatatgaaaaaatgtgcatcaaaattactttttttattatgtttatgtttacagtgatttttgaaacgttttctcttatctttttcggaaataaatgtgtttaaatgtctgttaggtttttttgatgtttaaagccaaatttgttaataaaacatatttgtttatgatgaaaagtgagcaaaatccatcttttattcattatatctatcattagacctacaccatgcatcaaaacatcaaatatcggttaaatttggtataaaaataacagtttgcctatagtggacccgggtccacaatcggattatggacccgggtccactataggaaaagggggtccataacaggcaaaaaaacttttttttcaaatggctatttttctgctcaaaaacaaataaactgatgaaacaagtagtcaaaattgttcaaaagacttcagttttcattgttttgtacgaagggttatgaaaaagtgcttaaaatattgaaaatttgtgaaaaatgtgctccggctctactagggggtccactaatggttaaaataccctatttaAACTTTTCTCGATGTATAGCGATAGTTGAAGACTTAGTGCAtcatttgcatgaaaaatcccgcttgtttttttttttttttttttaatttttttttttttttatttgaggtaCTGGCCTTTTGTTGCCATAATTTggccaagttttgaaaaaaaaaaacaataataataataataatacattTTATCATTACATTACATTACGTCAAACAGTTTGCTTCCAAACTCTTCTTTTTGGCGTGGTTGTTGTTGGTAGTCCAATCAGATGTCCATTATCATTGCGTTGGTCGTTGTCGAGAGTTGGTGATTTgccgtcgttgtcgtcgtccaAGCACGATCTTTTTTCTTCGGGTGCTTGCTTCTCTTCCAACTGCCTctttgttttgcctttctttacAACAGTAATAAATCCGTCATTACCATTGTCCTCGTGAGTGTGAGGAACAACGACTTGGGATTGTACTGCTGCTAGATCGGCGATAGGCAAAACAGGGCCAGATGGAGATGGATTTTTTTGTGGTTTCGGCTTCGGTTGCTGTTTTTTAGCCACCTCGGAGCAGCTTTTCGACACGTGTCGCTGGAATCCACATCGTCGGCACGTGGAAATCTGACCCGTGTGTGTGGCCAAACTGCTAAGGCCGCAAATCGTGACGTACGAGGGAACGGGCTTGGAGATCTTCATTTTTAGCACCCGCACACCATTGGGTACGCCGGCGAAAATGTCTCTCCAAACCTCGTCCCTGATCGTCAAAACTTCGCCGTACTGGAGCATTGCTTCGGCGATCTGCATGTTGGACATGTCCGGCGGGAGATCGTGGATCCGAACGTCGACGATGTCATCGTCGACGTAGACCGGAATCGCGATCTTCTTCGTCGGGCTGATCCGGAAGGCGTGCTTGAGGTGATGCTGCACTGCTACTTCGACGGCGGCTGCTGGATCCGCCATCTGGATGAGCACGCAATGGCGAATGTTGTGCAGCTGGATGCTTCTCAAGTCAGTGGGATTTAGTCCCAGACTTTTTTCCGCAAACCGCTGCACCATGTCCAGCTTGGGACGCTCTGGGAGGACGCTGAAGTCCACGACGAGTGTATTTTTGCGGACAGCACTCATTTCAGATTCTTCCACAACGCGTTGTTTGTTTGTTCAAGCAACAATAGCGAATTTTTGAACGCGGAGCACAAAGCTACGTCTGGTGCACACGCGAGTACAGAGCCGACTGAAAATcccgtttgtttacattttcgaCTTAggtccttttacattgttttgcttgaaatttgaattaagGTGCTATGCCAAgttatttaataaaattgaatGCACTCCTACATCAAACCTACGTTCCAACTGATATCAAGCGATTGACATTGGGCACCATTATGAATGTCTAGACGATGTAGGCCTAACAATAAACTGACATTTTTACTGGGCTGTTTGTTATATGCATTGAAGAGCACTAATATGATAAATACTTGAGAAGGAAATAGAACACATACCTACAACGTACACCAGCTAACGATGACCGCGGAGTTCTCCTGGTTGCCTTGTCCGGAATCTAATTTCCCGGAAAAtcaagtttcacaaaaaaaaaacttctgtttCGTCCGAGGTTTCGCCAACTTCACTTCTTGTTTTGGAAACCAGCAACTATCAACACTATTTCGAGCAGTTATTACACTCAGCCGAAACGTTGACAATGTTTTGTACAAATACccgattcgagcagtttttgccaTTTGACcctgtaaaaaaatgttacactgACCTCGGTTTCTGTCCCAGTCAGAAATATGTCCAATGCCAACTAATATAGTTAAAACTCAGTTGATTACATTTGAGTTTGAGCTTCGATTGAATCTTGTTACCAAATATCCCGGAATGTGATTTAATAAACATGTATTGCTTTAGAAACctgattgatttattttggaaaataaacaaGAAACAAAACCTCAGAATAATCATCAACAAATGTTTGTCCAAAATTTCGTTTAATAATACGTTTCTATTCATTGATTCTAGCATGAACCACCGGATCTAGCTCGACTCCAGATTTCCACTTTCTTCAGCCCATTGCTGCTTTATCTTGGCAAAAAGCTTGTCCATAATGGTCATGCTGTTGAACCGCACCTCTGCCATCTCGCTAAAACCTTCGCCAGACTGAACGTGCACTCGGTAGTGCTCACGCAGACCCTCAATCAGCCGGAAGGACTCATCGCACCGGTCACAAGGGTAAGGCTTACCGCTCCAGTGGGCGCGGGAAACGTGCCTCACCAGGTCGGTGGTTTGCGAGTAGGCCTGCGGGCAGAGCTTGCACTTGTACGGCTTTTCCTTCGTGTGAGTCAGCATGTGGCAGGCCAGGTGGGATTTGGTGGTGAATCTTCGAGTGCACACCGAGCACACGAAGCTTCTTATATCTGAAATAGAGtcattgtttcatatttttgtttaatatcGAGATGTTTGCTTACTTTCATGGATCTCCTTCACGTGTTTAGCTAGCGACGCTTTTGATACTACTCTTTTTCCACAGATGTCGCATACAAACGGCCGCTCTTTCTTGTGGATTCGCAAGTGGGCAGCTTTTGCTCCAGAAGTGGTAAACCGCATCGAACATAACTCGCAGGCGTGCATCTTTTTTCCAGCGTGCCTCAACATGTGCAGCTCTAGGTTATACTTGCTTGATAGTTTCTTCCCACATACAGAGCATGTCACATTTGGCTCTTTATGCTTCAGTGTATGATACCAGAGAACATGACGCGTGAGGAAAACTGTATCACATAGCTCGCACAAATACAACTGATGGCAAATTCTCAtgtgaattttcaattttgcaatGTCTTCAACCGTTTCCGAGCAAACCGAGCACGTTTTCGTATCCTCCGTCGTGACTCGTTGCAACGCTTGCTCGTTTTCTGTTTTCACTGTTGTGTTTTCTGCACAGTTGAAACTTCGGTTCTCATGATCATTGTCATCCATCAGGTCCAGTGCCTCGACTTTGATCATCACTATGTTCTTACTACTCATTGAAGGACCATCAGTCACCTCATCGGGCTTCCTTTCGTCTGATTCCATCTTGTCTTCGCTGCAGAATTCTGTTCCCGGAGCGGAAATTATACTGTCAGCGTTAGAACCGTGGCACTTTTTACGGTGACCTTGTAACGCGTTGGGCGTATTGAAAAACTTATCGCACAACCGACACAGGAACATTTTTGGATCCGTTCCTGCACAAGATCCGGTTCGCTTGTGCCTAAAAAGGGTGTATCTCCTCGCAAATACCTTACCGCATTGTGCACATGTTTTTGAATCTCTTATTGACTTTGATGTTCCGTCTCCTACAAACCTCTTCTTACGTTTATTTGGGCAAACCCCGCTTTGCAGGTGCTTATCTAATGTTAATTGACTATCAAATTCCCTGTCGCAAACAAGGCAATTTTTAGGCAGCCTACACTCATCAAACAGAGGATCTTTGAGATTCGTATCGTTGCTCTTTCCCGGGCACACTCCATTCCTTTGATGCCTTCGCAAGGTAAATCTCCGTGAAAATGCCTTGCCACACTCTGAACAAGTTTTCGAAACGTCCCCCGCGTTCTCCGTCGGCATCACGACCTCGTTTACAACCACGGAAAAATCTTCGAGTTCCTCGTTGCTCTTTGGATAGTCAAATTCCTGTTCAAACGTCAGTAGCTCACCCAATCGTCGATCACTTTCGATGCACTGCTGGTGCAGGTTGAAGGCCGCAATAATGGCATCCCGGCATACGTTGCAAACTCTGGTTGGCATTTCCGGCACGTCGCTCGAATCGGAACTAGCAAACACCGGAGCGCAAATCACCTGCAGCATTTCGTGCAAGCTGATGGGCGGCTGACTGGATGGAGGTTCCTCGTACAGGTTTGAGAAATGATCTTTCTCGGCGGCCATGCAAACTCGGCACAGCGTCGCCGGGTTTGCTATTTCGTTGAATTCGGTCTTcattttattcagaaatttttgGCTGCAAAGATAATTCAGCAAACGTATTGATTCACTGACGCCATAAAAACATATCATATTTTTACATGTAAAATAAAGTATGCCAATtgcatgataaaaataaaatttattttacatttctttgtttttgaaaatttcatatttcccACCTTAATCAACACACACTAAATGTGTACCGAGCCTGTGGTAACGCTCCCGCCTCGCAACCGGTAGATCGGGGTCCAAATCTCGGCACGGATCCCGACAGcctatttggttgaaaactggcttgccgGTTGCAGGAACAaatcaggagttttttttttttgataaggtccaataaaccaaattctatttttttttgctttttgggtgaaaaaatattttagcattacttttgaagtacttaactaaactttatcattttcaaaagcgacttatgggaccccaagacgtatcaaatgagaccaaaacggtccaaatcgggtcagccagtgccgagataactcagtgcatttttttatcaacatcccacaaCACACAtatatttgctcaaaatttgattctgagtcgatatgtatacatgaaggtgggtctaggaggtcacattaagaatttcgtttttcgagtgattttatagccttttccaGTAAggggaggaaggcaaaaactccagaaatataaatgggatttaaccagtaaaaagttattttttggcATATCGACGcgcgctgtcgtgctaactttcCCACGTCGCTTTTTCACGTTccaagaaaaacgcgttttaatgtttgaccttgaattaaCGAAAACGAGAGTATGCAATGTGAACAATAACAATTACggtttgtttggctgaccattatgtgcattgttctgaagtttggttgaatttggttgctggagtcccgagttataataacaaatgtttacggtagttgaaatcgtacttgtgtcaaacgcgctTTGACCTGAATTCGCTTTGCCCTTTGTctcacttacatcaatttgaaggatgtgtcaagatagcacaactAGATTGAAAattctttcatataaaaattgccaaaaatgcacggatttttttttatttttattgaatatctcaggattgaaatccaattttggggatctgtgaaagtcaaaagatgaggcatcaaatgcacgtgcgataagttagcacgacagcgaggaattaaaagtgagagtgtgtgcgtgcaacatggagttaaactgtCTGAAAAGGCTTGgtaagcttcacagcaactgcacagaatgtttaactccatgttgcgatttgacagctcgattgcATTGGCCTACATGAGCCCGATTTTAAACCAGACACCGGACGATATCGACCAGGCCCGGAGCTCGATGTTATTCCCATATCGATCAGACAAAAAGATCAGAAGAACCCGAAAAAGTCATGtcaacaaaaacatatttttttgttctagaCAAAGACTTTATTTTTACTTAGTTATGATTTTAGAGTAAGCTTTAGTTATAATTACCTTTGCGTTCAATTTCAGCTTTTAACAAACTGTAGATCTGGAGAACTTTGAAATCCAGCGAAAAACTTCCGGAAACCCGTCAAAAAATCattcttttgattgttttgttttttacagCCTGCTACACGCaacttaaaagtttccaaaacaACAATCGAGTCGATTTTATACGTTCAACGAGAAAGTGGCGATTAGACCTGAATTTTAGCTCATTCAAATTAtttactgaaaatatgtttagaaTACCGCAAACGTGCACGCAACGCAACTgtcactttttttcttctttgtgTCAGTCTGCCATCTGATGATCCGTCATCATTTTGCAAACCAACTCGACTCGCGTAAAGTTTTTCCTTCTTCACTAATGTAATCGCGTAAATCTGTGGGTGTAAAACCGTAATTCAAGCATAGATTCCGGTGCCAGCCGAACCCGGACACCATGGGCAACGCGGACACGAAGCTAAACTTCCGCAAGGCCATCGTCCAGTTGACCAGCAAGAGCCAGGTGAGACACTTTgaattttcgctttttttttcttcgttgaAAAGTGGAGCAGAGTTCTTGCGGAGGGAAACTTTCCCTTCTGCGACTTGGTCGCTGcattgtttttgttaaatttatgtcGTTGAGCGCCCTTTACCAAAGGGAAATGCTAATGCTGCGTCCACTTGACGATGTGGCACTTGTGGGAAGACGCCATATGTTTacggttttgttttgctttttctcCCCGCAGCCGATCGATGCCAGCGATGACGCATTTTGGGAGCAGTTTTGGTGCGAGCACAGCACCACCGTGCAGGA
Protein-coding sequences here:
- the LOC119766080 gene encoding uncharacterized protein LOC119766080 translates to MSAVRKNTLVVDFSVLPERPKLDMVQRFAEKSLGLNPTDLRSIQLHNIRHCVLIQMADPAAAVEVAVQHHLKHAFRISPTKKIAIPVYVDDDIVDVRIHDLPPDMSNMQIAEAMLQYGEVLTIRDEVWRDIFAGVPNGVRVLKMKISKPVPSYVTICGLSSLATHTGQISTCRRCGFQRHVSKSCSEVAKKQQPKPKPQKNPSPSGPVLPIADLAAVQSQVVVPHTHEDNGNDGFITVVKKGKTKRQLEEKQAPEEKRSCLDDDNDGKSPTLDNDQRNDNGHLIGLPTTTTPKRRVWKQTV
- the LOC6043503 gene encoding zinc finger protein 189, encoding MKTEFNEIANPATLCRVCMAAEKDHFSNLYEEPPSSQPPISLHEMLQVICAPVFASSDSSDVPEMPTRVCNVCRDAIIAAFNLHQQCIESDRRLGELLTFEQEFDYPKSNEELEDFSVVVNEVVMPTENAGDVSKTCSECGKAFSRRFTLRRHQRNGVCPGKSNDTNLKDPLFDEYIRSFVCSVCTRRFTTKSHLACHMLTHTKEKPYKCKLCPQAYSQTTDLVRHVSRAHWSGKPYPCDRCDESFRLIEGLREHYRVHVQSGEGFSEMAEVRFNSMTIMDKLFAKIKQQWAEESGNLESS